Proteins found in one Streptomyces sp. NBC_00461 genomic segment:
- a CDS encoding ubiquitin-like domain-containing protein yields MSNSQFSQYSKDSQYETYESPGPNPGYPPPEYGGFDVHSAQTLAYGMPGANGDTYRPAYESARSAAMSGSAETPGPVLPRQAGSATGEPPPAPARAARPAGPAARAEATEGGRRAARRRRPRYMERSDTTVRRLLPQALVVAFLAGGTTAFVAKDKAVELTVDGTPRTLHTFADDVTELLSQESVEVGAHDVVAPAPGTPLASGDEVAVHYGRPVRLTIDGHRREVWTTAHTVQEALEQLGVRAQGAYMSVSRSQPIGRAGLALDVRTERSVTIMADGHARTLRTNAATVREAVQQAGVTMQGEDTTSVPADSFPRDGQTVTVLRIRGSKEVREEAIPFKVERTDDPLLFKGTEVVERAGQPGLRRVTYSLRTVNGVQQKPRATDSEVVREPQSEIVKVGTKPLPTSVHGADDLNWKGLAACESGGRSHAVDPSGTYGGLYQLDSRTWHSVGGSGRPQDAPAAEQTLRAKKLYVRRGASPWPHCGVRLRG; encoded by the coding sequence GTGAGCAACTCGCAGTTCTCGCAGTACTCGAAGGACTCGCAGTACGAGACGTATGAGTCGCCCGGCCCGAATCCGGGCTACCCGCCGCCTGAGTACGGCGGTTTCGACGTGCACAGCGCGCAGACGCTGGCGTACGGGATGCCCGGGGCGAACGGTGACACGTACCGGCCCGCCTACGAGTCGGCCCGGTCTGCCGCGATGTCCGGGTCGGCCGAGACGCCCGGGCCGGTCCTTCCGCGGCAGGCGGGGAGCGCGACGGGCGAGCCGCCACCCGCGCCCGCCAGGGCCGCCAGGCCCGCCGGGCCCGCGGCCCGCGCCGAGGCGACCGAAGGAGGCCGAAGGGCCGCCCGCCGGCGTAGGCCCCGCTACATGGAGCGCTCGGACACCACCGTGCGTCGGCTGCTGCCCCAGGCGCTGGTCGTCGCCTTCCTGGCCGGCGGCACCACCGCGTTCGTCGCCAAGGACAAGGCCGTCGAGCTGACGGTCGACGGCACCCCGCGCACCCTGCACACCTTCGCGGACGACGTGACCGAACTGCTCTCGCAGGAGAGCGTCGAGGTGGGCGCGCACGACGTGGTCGCGCCCGCCCCCGGCACGCCGCTCGCCAGCGGTGACGAGGTCGCCGTGCACTACGGGCGCCCCGTGCGGCTCACCATCGACGGACACCGGCGCGAGGTGTGGACGACCGCGCACACGGTGCAGGAGGCGCTCGAACAACTCGGAGTGCGCGCACAGGGCGCCTACATGTCCGTCTCGCGCTCCCAGCCCATCGGGCGCGCCGGGCTCGCACTCGACGTACGCACCGAGCGCTCCGTGACGATCATGGCCGACGGTCACGCCCGCACCCTCCGCACGAACGCCGCGACGGTGCGCGAGGCCGTCCAGCAAGCCGGCGTCACGATGCAGGGCGAGGACACCACGTCCGTGCCGGCGGACAGCTTCCCGCGCGACGGGCAGACCGTCACCGTGCTGCGGATCAGGGGTTCCAAGGAGGTCCGCGAGGAGGCGATCCCGTTCAAGGTGGAGCGGACGGACGACCCCTTGCTGTTCAAGGGGACGGAGGTCGTGGAGCGGGCCGGACAGCCCGGGCTGCGGCGGGTCACCTACTCCCTGCGCACCGTCAACGGCGTGCAGCAGAAGCCGCGTGCGACCGACTCGGAGGTGGTGCGCGAGCCGCAGTCCGAGATCGTGAAGGTCGGCACCAAACCGCTGCCCACGTCCGTGCACGGCGCCGACGACCTGAACTGGAAGGGCCTGGCGGCCTGTGAGTCGGGCGGACGGTCCCACGCCGTCGATCCTTCGGGGACCTATGGCGGCCTGTACCAGCTGGACTCCCGTACCTGGCACAGTGTCGGCGGCAGTGGGCGGCCGCAGGACGCGCCGGCGGCGGAGCAGACGCTGCGTGCGAAGAAGCTGTACGTGCGCCGGGGGGCGAGCCCCTGGCCGCACTGCGGGGTACGACTGCGCGGGTGA